A single region of the Pseudomonas sp. VD-NE ins genome encodes:
- a CDS encoding PatB family C-S lyase: MTFDFDQVFDRHNTGSTKWSRYSADVLPMWVADMDFAAPPVVIAALQQRLLHPLVGYSVAQDNLRDAIVADLWNKFSWKVKPQELIFLPGVESGFNMALKALVQPQQNVVVQVPNYPPLRHAPGHWGLNKVELEFVAQADGTYLTPLDVLRESLNGGGALLLSNPHNPIGKVFGREELQAVADICAAQDAWIISDEIHAELCFDGRVHIPTASLSPEIAERTITLMSASKAYNIAGLKTSFMIIQNAALRERVNHARCGMVDSVNPLGMEATRVAYSEGGPWLAELKTYLQANRDWLVEAVRSRLPGVSINVPQGTYLAWLDCSALDLDDPQQFFLEQGKVGLSAGLDFGDQNQQFVRLNFGCPRSLLEEGIARMERALTQRNT, translated from the coding sequence ATGACTTTCGATTTTGATCAGGTATTCGACCGCCACAACACCGGCAGCACCAAGTGGAGCCGCTATTCGGCCGACGTGTTGCCGATGTGGGTCGCTGATATGGATTTCGCCGCGCCGCCAGTGGTGATCGCGGCGCTGCAACAACGCTTGCTGCATCCGCTGGTGGGCTACAGCGTGGCGCAGGACAACTTGCGTGACGCCATCGTCGCCGACCTCTGGAACAAGTTTTCCTGGAAGGTCAAACCGCAGGAGCTGATCTTTCTGCCGGGCGTCGAGTCAGGCTTCAACATGGCTTTGAAAGCACTGGTACAGCCGCAGCAGAACGTCGTGGTGCAAGTGCCGAATTACCCGCCGCTGCGCCACGCGCCGGGCCACTGGGGTTTGAACAAGGTTGAGCTGGAGTTTGTCGCGCAGGCTGACGGTACTTACTTGACGCCGCTCGACGTGCTGCGTGAATCGCTGAACGGTGGCGGCGCGCTGCTGCTGAGCAACCCGCACAACCCGATCGGCAAGGTCTTCGGCCGTGAAGAGCTGCAAGCCGTGGCCGACATTTGTGCGGCGCAGGATGCCTGGATCATCTCCGACGAAATCCACGCCGAGCTGTGCTTCGACGGTCGCGTGCACATTCCGACCGCCTCGTTGAGCCCTGAGATCGCTGAGCGCACCATCACCCTGATGTCGGCGAGCAAGGCCTACAACATCGCCGGCCTGAAGACCTCGTTCATGATCATCCAGAACGCCGCCCTGCGCGAACGCGTCAACCACGCCCGTTGCGGCATGGTCGACAGCGTCAACCCGCTGGGCATGGAAGCCACTCGCGTGGCCTATAGCGAAGGTGGGCCATGGCTGGCCGAGTTGAAAACCTACCTGCAAGCCAACCGCGACTGGCTGGTTGAAGCGGTGCGTAGCCGCTTGCCGGGCGTGAGCATCAATGTGCCGCAGGGCACTTATCTGGCGTGGCTGGATTGCTCGGCGCTGGATCTGGACGATCCGCAGCAGTTCTTCCTTGAGCAGGGCAAAGTGGGGCTGAGCGCCGGTCTGGACTTCGGCGATCAAAACCAGCAATTCGTGCGCTTGAACTTCGGCTGTCCGCGATCGCTGCTGGAAGAAGGGATTGCCCGCATGGAGCGCGCGCTGACACAACGCAACACCTGA